A region of Pseudomonas sp. Marseille-Q3773 DNA encodes the following proteins:
- a CDS encoding imelysin family protein — protein MFRPKLLFTSLAALALGACSPQDPQAVTSAAIAKQVILPTYSRWVEADRMLAASALAYCEGKESLDKARADFLNAQKAWAELQPLLVGPLAEGNRAWQVQFWPDKKNLVGRQVEQLVSADTPVDAAALGKASVVVRGLSAYEYILFDSKPDIATAEQKARYCPLLVAIGEHQKALAEDILKSWNSTDGMLSQMTKFPNQRYADSHEAIADLLRAQVTALDSLKKKLGAPMGRQSKGIPQPLQAEAWRSHNSLNSLQASLKAAEAVWVGVDNQGLRGLLPSDQKALADKIDDAYASALKLLADNHKTLGELLADDAGQQTLNQIYDSLNVVHRLHEGDLAKALNIQLGFNANDGD, from the coding sequence ATGTTCCGACCCAAACTGTTGTTCACCAGCCTCGCCGCACTCGCCCTCGGTGCCTGCTCGCCGCAGGACCCGCAAGCCGTGACCTCCGCTGCGATTGCCAAGCAGGTGATCCTGCCCACCTACAGCCGCTGGGTCGAAGCCGACCGCATGCTGGCCGCCAGCGCCCTGGCCTATTGCGAAGGCAAGGAAAGCCTGGACAAGGCCCGTGCCGACTTCCTCAACGCGCAAAAGGCCTGGGCCGAGCTGCAACCGCTGCTGGTCGGCCCGCTGGCCGAAGGCAATCGCGCCTGGCAGGTACAGTTCTGGCCCGACAAGAAGAACCTGGTCGGTCGCCAGGTCGAGCAACTGGTCAGCGCCGACACCCCCGTCGATGCCGCGGCCCTGGGCAAGGCCAGCGTCGTGGTGCGTGGCCTCTCGGCCTACGAGTACATCCTGTTCGACAGCAAGCCGGACATCGCCACGGCCGAGCAGAAGGCCCGCTACTGCCCGCTGCTGGTGGCCATCGGTGAACACCAGAAGGCGCTGGCCGAAGACATCCTCAAGAGCTGGAACAGCACCGACGGCATGCTGTCGCAGATGACCAAGTTCCCCAACCAGCGCTACGCCGACTCCCATGAGGCGATCGCCGACCTGCTGCGCGCCCAGGTCACTGCCCTGGACAGCCTGAAGAAGAAACTCGGCGCGCCGATGGGCCGCCAGAGCAAGGGCATCCCGCAGCCGCTGCAGGCCGAAGCCTGGCGCAGCCACAACTCGCTGAACAGCCTGCAGGCCAGCCTCAAGGCCGCCGAAGCGGTGTGGGTCGGGGTCGACAACCAGGGCCTGCGCGGCCTGCTGCCCAGCGACCAGAAAGCCCTGGCGGACAAGATCGACGATGCCTACGCGAGCGCGCTCAAGCTGCTGGCCGACAACCACAAGACCTTGGGTGAACTGCTGGCCGACGACGCCGGCCAGCAAACCCTCAACCAGATCTACGACAGCCTCAACGTCGTCCACCGCCTGCACGAAGGCGACCTGGCCAAGGCGTTGAACATCCAGCTGGGCTTCAATGCCAACGATGGTGACTGA
- a CDS encoding DUF1513 domain-containing protein: MLRRQALKLGSVLLSALTLGGWSLFRNKGSEPLLLSARDDGDGKHYAVGFRLDGTQVFSTQVAQRCHAIIHHPQLPVALFVARRPGTESYLVDLRDGRLLQTVHSQPNRHFYGHAVVHKSGEWLYATENDITDPGRGVIGVYRFEGERLVHSGELPTHGIGPHELAWLPDGETLVVANGGIRTEAESRVEMNLDAMQPSLVLMQRDGTLLSKETLAQQMNSVRHLAVGSDGTIAACQQFMGAADETAELLAIKRPGEPFKAFPVPERQLQAMAQYTASVAIHSELRLVALTAPRANRLFIWDLDTAAVRLDAPMPDCAGVGAVQDGFVVTSGQGRCRFYDCRKAELVGQPLNLPSGFWDNHLHLV, translated from the coding sequence ATGCTGCGACGCCAGGCCCTCAAACTCGGTAGCGTATTGCTCAGCGCCCTCACCCTGGGCGGCTGGAGCCTGTTCCGCAACAAAGGCAGCGAACCGCTGCTGCTGTCGGCGCGTGACGACGGCGACGGCAAGCACTACGCGGTCGGGTTCCGCCTGGACGGCACCCAGGTGTTCAGCACCCAGGTCGCCCAGCGTTGCCATGCCATCATCCATCACCCGCAACTGCCGGTCGCCCTGTTCGTCGCCCGCCGCCCCGGTACCGAAAGCTACCTGGTCGACCTGCGCGACGGGCGCCTGTTGCAAACCGTACACTCGCAACCGAACCGGCATTTCTACGGTCATGCGGTGGTGCACAAGAGTGGCGAATGGCTATATGCCACCGAGAACGACATCACCGACCCGGGGCGCGGCGTAATCGGCGTGTACCGTTTCGAGGGCGAGCGCCTGGTACACAGCGGCGAGCTGCCGACCCACGGCATCGGCCCGCACGAGCTGGCCTGGCTGCCGGACGGCGAGACACTGGTGGTGGCCAACGGCGGTATCCGCACCGAAGCCGAAAGCCGGGTGGAGATGAACCTCGACGCCATGCAGCCGAGCCTGGTGCTGATGCAGCGCGACGGTACCCTGCTGAGCAAGGAAACCCTGGCCCAGCAGATGAACAGCGTGCGCCACCTGGCCGTGGGCAGCGACGGCACCATCGCCGCCTGCCAGCAATTCATGGGCGCTGCCGACGAGACCGCCGAGCTGCTGGCGATCAAGCGTCCGGGCGAGCCATTCAAGGCCTTCCCAGTGCCGGAGCGGCAGTTGCAGGCGATGGCCCAGTACACCGCCAGTGTCGCCATCCACAGCGAGTTGCGGCTGGTCGCGCTGACCGCGCCACGGGCCAACCGCCTGTTCATCTGGGACCTGGACACCGCCGCGGTGAGGCTGGACGCACCGATGCCTGATTGCGCCGGGGTTGGCGCTGTCCAGGACGGCTTCGTGGTTACTTCCGGGCAGGGCCGTTGCCGCTTCTACGATTGCCGCAAGGCCGAACTGGTCGGGCAGCCGCTGAACCTGCCGTCCGGTTTCTGGGACAACCACCTGCATCTGGTCTGA
- a CDS encoding efflux RND transporter periplasmic adaptor subunit: MLRRRMLIMLAVVLLIVLALGGYKAFSIYQQIQMFTAPRPPITVAAALAEQRPWQERLPAVGSLKAFQGVELSLEVEGIVKALHFDSGQQVKAGQLLLQLNDDQETALLGTALADLGLAKVDFGRGSQLVGDAAISRGEFDRLTAQYRRNQALVEQLKASKTKKSPSAPFSGTIGIRQVDVGDYLAAGTVIATLQDLSSLYVDFNVPEQALPRLNVGQQVLVQVPAYPGQTFLASLSAINPKVDEATRNLLVRATMANPDGKLLPGMFASLLILLPNPQPQVVVPESAITYTLYGNSVYVATPKKDKDGKPLNDDKGQPQLTAEQRTVQTGERRDGVVVISKGLQAGDQVVTAGQLKLTPGAAIRIGDDQALKPAAGAPGKD; this comes from the coding sequence ATGCTGCGCCGCCGCATGCTCATCATGTTGGCCGTGGTTCTGCTGATCGTGTTGGCCTTGGGGGGCTACAAGGCCTTCTCGATCTACCAGCAGATCCAGATGTTCACTGCCCCACGGCCACCCATCACCGTGGCAGCCGCCCTGGCCGAGCAGCGCCCGTGGCAAGAGCGCCTGCCTGCCGTTGGCAGCCTCAAGGCATTCCAGGGTGTGGAACTGAGCCTGGAGGTGGAAGGCATCGTCAAGGCCCTGCACTTCGACTCCGGCCAGCAGGTCAAGGCCGGGCAACTGCTGCTGCAACTCAATGACGACCAGGAGACCGCCTTGCTCGGCACCGCCCTGGCCGACCTCGGCCTGGCCAAGGTCGATTTCGGCCGCGGCAGCCAGCTGGTCGGTGACGCGGCCATCTCCCGCGGCGAGTTCGATCGCCTCACCGCCCAGTACCGGCGCAACCAGGCACTGGTCGAGCAACTCAAGGCATCGAAGACCAAGAAAAGCCCCAGTGCCCCGTTCAGCGGCACGATCGGCATTCGCCAGGTGGATGTCGGTGACTACCTGGCCGCCGGCACGGTGATCGCCACCCTGCAGGACCTGTCCAGCCTCTACGTTGACTTCAACGTGCCGGAACAGGCCCTGCCGCGCCTGAACGTTGGCCAGCAGGTGCTGGTGCAGGTACCGGCCTACCCCGGCCAGACCTTTCTCGCCAGCCTGAGCGCGATCAACCCCAAGGTCGATGAAGCCACGCGCAACCTGCTGGTGCGCGCGACCATGGCCAACCCGGACGGCAAGCTGCTGCCAGGCATGTTCGCCAGCCTGCTGATCCTGCTGCCCAACCCGCAGCCGCAAGTGGTGGTGCCGGAGAGCGCCATCACCTATACCCTGTACGGCAACTCGGTGTACGTCGCCACGCCGAAAAAGGACAAGGACGGCAAGCCGCTGAACGACGACAAGGGCCAGCCGCAGCTCACCGCCGAGCAGCGCACGGTGCAGACCGGCGAGCGCCGCGACGGTGTGGTGGTGATCAGCAAGGGCCTGCAGGCCGGAGACCAGGTGGTCACCGCCGGTCAACTGAAACTGACCCCGGGGGCCGCGATCCGCATCGGCGACGACCAAGCCCTCAAGCCCGCAGCGGGCGCGCCGGGCAAGGATTGA
- a CDS encoding multidrug efflux RND transporter permease subunit produces the protein MAFTDPFIRRPVLASVVSLLILLLGFQAWSKLQIRQYPQMENALITVTTAYPGANAETIQGYITQPLQQSLASAEGIDYMTSVSRQNFSIISIYARIGADSDRLFTELLAKANEVRNKLPQDAEDPVLSKEAADASALMYISFYSKEMSNPQITDYLSRVIQPKLATLPGMAEAEILGNQVFAMRIWLDPVKLAGYGLSASDVTTAVRRYNFLSAAGEVKGEYVVTSINASTELKSAEAFAALPVKTSGDSRVLLGDVARVEMGAENYDTVSSFDGTPSVYIGIKATPAANPLDVIKEVRRIMPELESQLPSALKVSIAYDATLFIQASIDEVIKTLGEAVLIVIVVVFLFLGALRSVLIPVVTIPLSMIGVLFFMQMMGYSLNLLTLLAMVLAIGLVVDDAIVVVENIHRHMEEGKTPFDAALEGAREIAMPVVSMTITLAAVYAPIGFLTGLTGALFKEFALTLAGAVIISGIVALTLSPMMCALLLRQEQNPSGLAHRLDVLFERLKTRYRRLLHATLDSRPVVLVFAVIILCLIPVLLKFTQNELAPNEDQGVIFMMSSSPQTANLDYLNAYTDTFTPLFKTFPEYYSSFQINGFNGVQTGIGGFLLKPWNERERTQMELLPLVQAKLEEIGGLQIFGFNLPSLPGTGEGLPFQFVINSAGDYPALLEVAQRIKSRAQASGKFAFLDIDLAFDKPEVVVDIDRAKAAQMGVSMDTLGGTLATLLGEGEINRFTLEGRSYKVIAQVERPYRDNPGWLNNYYVKNDQGQLLPLSTLITLRDRARPRQLNQFQQLNSAIIQGVPMVSLGEALQTVQGIAREEAPEGFAFDYAGVARQYVQEGSALWVTFGLALAIIFLVLAAQFESFRDPLVILVTVPLSICGALLPLFLGVSSMNIYTQVGLVTLIGLISKHGILIVEFANQLREEQGLSVREAIEEAAAIRLRPVLMTTAAMVFGMVPLILATGAGAVSRFDIGTVIATGMSIGTLFTLFVLPCIYTLLAHKEVARETAVA, from the coding sequence ATGGCATTCACCGACCCGTTCATCCGCCGCCCGGTGCTGGCAAGCGTGGTCAGCTTGCTGATCCTGTTGCTGGGCTTCCAGGCCTGGAGCAAGCTGCAGATCCGCCAGTATCCGCAGATGGAAAACGCCCTGATCACGGTCACTACCGCCTACCCCGGCGCCAACGCCGAAACCATCCAGGGCTACATCACCCAGCCGTTGCAACAAAGCCTGGCCAGCGCCGAAGGCATCGACTACATGACCTCGGTGAGCCGGCAGAACTTCTCGATCATTTCCATCTACGCGCGCATCGGCGCCGACAGCGACCGGTTGTTCACCGAGCTGCTGGCCAAGGCCAACGAGGTGCGCAACAAGCTGCCCCAGGATGCCGAGGACCCGGTCCTGAGCAAGGAAGCCGCCGATGCTTCGGCACTGATGTACATCAGCTTCTACAGCAAGGAGATGAGCAACCCGCAGATTACCGACTACCTGTCGCGGGTCATCCAGCCCAAGCTAGCCACCCTGCCGGGCATGGCCGAGGCGGAGATTCTCGGCAACCAGGTGTTCGCCATGCGCATCTGGCTCGACCCGGTGAAGCTGGCAGGTTACGGCCTGTCGGCCAGCGACGTGACCACCGCCGTGCGCCGCTACAACTTCCTCTCCGCCGCCGGCGAGGTGAAGGGCGAATATGTGGTCACCAGCATCAACGCCAGCACCGAGCTGAAGTCGGCCGAGGCCTTCGCTGCCCTGCCAGTCAAGACCAGCGGTGACAGCCGCGTGCTGCTCGGCGATGTGGCACGGGTCGAGATGGGCGCGGAAAACTACGACACGGTCAGCTCGTTCGACGGCACCCCATCGGTATACATCGGCATCAAGGCCACCCCGGCGGCCAACCCGCTGGACGTGATCAAGGAAGTGCGGCGCATCATGCCCGAGCTGGAAAGCCAGCTGCCCTCGGCGTTGAAGGTATCGATCGCCTACGACGCCACGCTGTTCATACAGGCCTCCATCGACGAAGTGATCAAGACCCTCGGCGAAGCGGTGCTGATCGTCATCGTGGTGGTGTTCCTGTTCCTCGGTGCCCTGCGTTCGGTGCTGATCCCGGTGGTGACCATTCCGCTGTCAATGATCGGCGTGCTGTTTTTCATGCAGATGATGGGTTACTCGCTCAACCTGCTGACGCTGCTGGCCATGGTGCTGGCCATCGGCTTGGTGGTGGATGATGCGATTGTCGTGGTAGAGAACATCCACCGGCACATGGAAGAGGGCAAGACGCCGTTCGATGCCGCCCTCGAGGGTGCCCGCGAAATCGCCATGCCCGTGGTGTCGATGACCATCACCCTGGCTGCGGTATACGCGCCGATCGGCTTCCTTACCGGGCTCACCGGGGCACTGTTCAAGGAATTTGCCCTGACCCTGGCCGGTGCGGTGATCATCTCCGGCATCGTTGCCCTGACCCTGTCGCCGATGATGTGTGCCCTGCTGTTGCGTCAGGAGCAGAACCCCAGCGGCCTGGCACACCGCCTGGACGTGTTGTTCGAACGCCTGAAAACGCGTTACCGACGCCTGCTGCACGCGACCCTCGACAGCCGTCCGGTGGTATTGGTATTTGCCGTCATCATCCTGTGCCTGATCCCGGTGTTGCTGAAATTCACCCAGAACGAACTGGCGCCCAACGAGGACCAGGGGGTGATCTTCATGATGAGCAGCTCGCCGCAAACGGCCAACCTGGATTACCTCAACGCCTATACCGACACGTTTACCCCGCTGTTCAAGACCTTCCCCGAGTACTACTCGTCGTTCCAGATCAACGGCTTCAACGGTGTGCAGACCGGCATCGGTGGCTTCCTGCTCAAACCCTGGAACGAGCGCGAGCGCACGCAAATGGAATTGCTGCCGCTGGTGCAGGCCAAGCTTGAGGAAATCGGCGGCCTGCAGATCTTCGGCTTCAACCTGCCATCGCTGCCCGGTACTGGCGAAGGCTTGCCGTTCCAGTTCGTGATCAACAGCGCCGGTGACTACCCTGCGCTGCTGGAAGTCGCCCAGCGTATCAAGTCCCGCGCCCAGGCGTCCGGCAAGTTCGCCTTCCTCGATATCGACCTGGCGTTCGACAAACCCGAGGTGGTGGTGGATATCGACCGAGCCAAGGCGGCGCAGATGGGGGTATCCATGGATACCCTCGGCGGCACCCTGGCAACCTTGCTGGGCGAAGGGGAAATCAACCGCTTCACCCTCGAAGGCCGCAGTTACAAGGTGATTGCCCAGGTTGAAAGGCCCTACCGCGACAACCCAGGCTGGCTGAACAACTACTACGTGAAGAACGACCAGGGCCAGCTGCTGCCCCTGTCGACGCTGATTACCCTCCGCGACCGCGCTCGTCCGCGCCAGCTCAACCAGTTCCAGCAATTGAACTCGGCGATCATCCAGGGGGTGCCGATGGTCAGCCTCGGCGAGGCGCTGCAGACCGTGCAGGGCATCGCCCGCGAAGAGGCCCCGGAAGGCTTCGCCTTCGACTATGCCGGGGTGGCTCGCCAATACGTGCAGGAAGGTAGCGCACTCTGGGTAACCTTCGGCCTGGCGTTGGCGATCATCTTCCTGGTGCTGGCGGCGCAGTTCGAAAGTTTCCGCGACCCGCTGGTAATCCTGGTGACGGTACCGTTGTCGATCTGCGGCGCGTTGCTGCCCTTGTTCCTCGGTGTCTCAAGCATGAACATCTACACCCAGGTCGGGCTGGTGACGCTGATCGGCCTGATCAGCAAGCATGGCATCCTGATCGTCGAATTCGCCAACCAGTTGCGCGAGGAACAGGGCCTGAGCGTGCGTGAGGCGATCGAAGAGGCGGCGGCGATTCGCCTGCGACCGGTGCTGATGACCACCGCAGCGATGGTGTTTGGCATGGTGCCGTTGATTCTGGCGACCGGGGCGGGGGCGGTCAGCCGTTTTGACATTGGGACGGTGATTGCCACCGGCATGTCGATCGGCACGCTGTTTACCCTGTTCGTGTTGCCTTGCATCTACACCTTGCTGGCGCACAAGGAAGTGGCCAGGGAGACAGCGGTGGCCTGA
- a CDS encoding lipopolysaccharide kinase InaA family protein gives MTVARKGESRFDFYWRQQGEWVEEPNQRRGGESGVQRLNDANGKLLYAKRQVGHIYRSLLHPFGRPTVLRELDALNSFEQLGVRVPRIVFCGAERDADHQWRALLVSEALDGFVELDTWHAEGARERYPQVVHERMLKDLADNLARMHLGHWQHGCLYGKHVFIKVIGEGEQARVEVALLDLEKCRRRISCQRAAGNDLRQLRRHSSLNDAEWQTLLYFYQMAFGSAVKGLG, from the coding sequence ATGACTGTAGCCCGGAAAGGGGAGTCGCGGTTCGATTTTTACTGGCGCCAACAGGGCGAGTGGGTCGAGGAGCCAAACCAGCGCCGCGGTGGCGAGAGTGGCGTGCAACGCCTGAACGATGCCAATGGCAAGCTGCTGTATGCCAAACGCCAGGTCGGGCACATCTATCGTAGCCTGCTGCACCCTTTCGGCCGGCCGACTGTGTTGCGCGAACTCGATGCGTTGAACAGTTTCGAGCAATTGGGCGTGCGTGTGCCGCGCATCGTCTTCTGTGGTGCCGAGCGTGATGCCGATCATCAATGGCGTGCGCTGCTGGTAAGCGAAGCACTCGACGGCTTCGTCGAACTCGATACCTGGCATGCCGAAGGTGCCCGCGAACGTTATCCACAGGTGGTGCACGAGCGCATGCTCAAGGACCTGGCCGATAACCTGGCGCGCATGCACCTGGGCCACTGGCAGCACGGCTGCCTGTATGGCAAGCATGTCTTCATCAAGGTGATTGGCGAAGGTGAGCAGGCCCGGGTCGAGGTCGCGCTGCTGGACCTGGAGAAGTGCCGGCGACGTATCAGTTGCCAGCGTGCGGCGGGCAATGACCTGCGCCAGCTGCGCCGCCATTCGTCGTTGAACGACGCGGAATGGCAAACCTTGCTCTACTTTTACCAGATGGCGTTTGGCAGCGCTGTCAAAGGGTTAGGGTAA
- a CDS encoding class I SAM-dependent methyltransferase — translation MRSPIKLEFSEKYDKQHAREYFLKHQDGLARRLSHKRDEQLARRALALAGEPGLVLDLPCGAGRFWPLLAEKPNRVIIGADNSEAMIETACAAQPPEVVARVRPLQTSAFAVDLPDNSVDSIFCMRLFHHIGEAAHRKTILSEFQRVSRDSVILSLWVDGNFKAWRRKKLEQRRNARKAGQDNYQNRFVLPAETVEEEFRAAGFRIQERLDFLPFYAMWRVYVLRKG, via the coding sequence ATGCGTAGTCCCATTAAGCTTGAATTTTCTGAGAAGTACGACAAACAGCACGCCCGTGAGTACTTTCTCAAGCACCAGGATGGCTTGGCGCGACGCCTTTCCCACAAGCGAGATGAGCAACTGGCGCGTCGCGCCCTGGCACTGGCGGGTGAGCCTGGCCTGGTCCTCGACCTGCCATGCGGCGCTGGCCGCTTCTGGCCGTTGCTGGCGGAAAAGCCCAACCGAGTGATCATTGGCGCCGACAATTCCGAGGCGATGATCGAGACAGCCTGTGCAGCACAACCGCCAGAGGTGGTAGCGCGGGTACGTCCCTTGCAGACTTCGGCGTTTGCCGTCGACCTGCCGGACAATTCTGTGGACAGCATCTTCTGCATGCGGCTTTTCCATCACATTGGCGAAGCTGCCCACAGAAAGACTATTCTCTCGGAATTTCAGCGGGTTAGCCGTGATAGTGTGATCCTGTCATTGTGGGTGGATGGCAATTTCAAGGCTTGGCGGCGGAAAAAGCTGGAGCAACGCCGCAACGCTCGCAAAGCCGGGCAGGACAATTACCAGAACCGTTTCGTGTTACCGGCCGAAACGGTGGAAGAAGAATTCAGGGCCGCCGGCTTCAGAATTCAGGAACGCCTCGACTTCCTGCCGTTCTATGCCATGTGGCGGGTCTATGTATTGCGTAAGGGGTAG
- a CDS encoding HAMP domain-containing sensor histidine kinase codes for MEFKQSLAQRIIIAFALMSALVAGAFAFGIVGTVHLVEERLISSVLGGDLQRLLRMDSVSDWSHRPRPDQLFYFSGGRDDFELPKDLRHLDRGFHEVFRDQLSYHAMVEIVDGRRYVLLQDQSDFEERERLLFAVVVVGFVLSLVLAVILGWLVARRVMAPVIRLARQVRHRDQLLGLAPPLAPDYAADEVGQLAVAFDDTLGRLRDALTRERLFTSDVSHELRTPLMVLATSCELLMENPNLDARSRSQVERVARATEEMRELVKTFLMLARAQRDEGAVASRATLREVADELVGVWRDTIEQKGLALYFDGRVSASPVLYNATFLQSVMGNLLRNAAHYTDSGYIRLSLEANGFSVEDSGVGIPEEQREAMFRPFVRGDERRGEGLGLGLSLVQRICDDQGWQVTLTSTLPHGCRFHVDLSNTATKGDPEAE; via the coding sequence ATGGAGTTTAAGCAAAGCCTTGCCCAGCGCATCATCATCGCCTTCGCCCTGATGAGCGCGCTGGTGGCCGGGGCCTTCGCCTTTGGCATCGTCGGTACTGTGCACCTGGTCGAAGAGCGGCTGATTTCCTCGGTACTGGGCGGTGACCTGCAGCGTTTGCTGCGCATGGACAGTGTCAGCGACTGGAGCCACCGGCCGCGTCCCGACCAGTTGTTCTACTTCAGCGGCGGGCGTGACGACTTCGAGCTGCCCAAGGACCTGCGCCACCTCGACCGGGGCTTCCACGAGGTATTCCGCGACCAGCTGTCGTACCACGCCATGGTCGAGATCGTCGATGGCCGCCGCTATGTCCTGCTGCAGGACCAGAGCGACTTCGAAGAACGTGAGCGCCTGCTGTTTGCAGTAGTGGTGGTGGGCTTCGTGCTCAGCCTGGTGCTGGCAGTGATCCTCGGCTGGCTGGTGGCACGCCGGGTGATGGCGCCGGTGATCCGCCTGGCGCGGCAGGTGCGCCATCGTGACCAGTTGCTGGGCCTGGCGCCGCCGCTGGCGCCGGACTATGCGGCGGACGAAGTCGGCCAGCTGGCGGTAGCATTCGACGATACCTTGGGCCGCCTGCGTGACGCATTGACCCGGGAACGGCTGTTCACCAGCGACGTCAGCCACGAACTTCGCACGCCCTTGATGGTGCTGGCCACTTCATGCGAACTGCTGATGGAAAACCCCAACCTCGATGCCCGTTCGCGCAGCCAGGTGGAACGTGTGGCAAGGGCTACGGAGGAGATGCGTGAGCTGGTCAAGACCTTCCTGATGCTGGCCCGCGCACAGCGCGACGAGGGCGCGGTGGCCTCGCGCGCCACCTTGCGGGAAGTGGCAGACGAACTGGTCGGTGTGTGGCGTGACACCATCGAGCAAAAGGGCCTGGCCTTGTATTTCGACGGCCGCGTCAGTGCCAGCCCGGTGCTGTACAACGCTACCTTCCTGCAATCGGTGATGGGCAACCTGTTGCGCAATGCCGCGCACTATACCGACAGCGGCTATATCCGCCTGAGCCTCGAGGCCAACGGTTTCAGTGTCGAAGACAGTGGCGTGGGTATTCCCGAAGAGCAGCGCGAGGCCATGTTCCGGCCATTCGTGCGCGGCGATGAACGGCGTGGCGAGGGCCTGGGTCTGGGCCTGTCGCTGGTGCAGCGAATCTGCGATGACCAGGGCTGGCAGGTCACGCTGACGTCTACCTTGCCGCATGGTTGCCGGTTCCACGTCGACCTGAGCAATACCGCGACCAAGGGCGACCCGGAGGCGGAGTAA
- the colR gene encoding two-component system response regulator ColR encodes MRILLVEDNRDILANLADYLGMKGYTVDCAQDGLSGLHLAATEHYDLIVLDIMLPGIDGYTLCKRLREDARRDTPVIMLTARDQLDDRLQGFRSGADDYLLKPFALSELAARIEAVLRRAQGGGRRTLQVADLSYDLDTLEVTRQGRLLKLNPVGLKLLAVLMQKSPHVLRREVLEEALWGDDCPDSDSLRSHVHQLRQVIDKPFEKPLLHTVHGVGYRLAEGRDGV; translated from the coding sequence ATGCGCATTCTTTTGGTTGAAGACAACCGCGATATCCTGGCCAACCTGGCCGATTACCTGGGCATGAAGGGCTACACCGTAGACTGCGCCCAGGATGGCCTGTCCGGCCTGCACCTGGCCGCCACCGAGCACTACGACCTGATCGTGCTCGATATCATGTTGCCCGGCATCGATGGCTACACCCTGTGCAAGCGCCTGCGCGAAGACGCCCGCCGCGACACGCCGGTGATCATGCTCACTGCCCGCGACCAGTTGGATGACCGCCTGCAAGGCTTCCGCTCCGGGGCCGACGATTACCTGCTGAAACCCTTTGCCCTGTCGGAGCTGGCCGCACGCATCGAAGCGGTGCTGCGCCGTGCCCAGGGCGGCGGGCGCCGCACCCTGCAGGTAGCTGACCTCAGCTACGACCTCGATACCCTTGAAGTCACCCGCCAGGGCCGCCTGCTCAAGCTCAACCCGGTCGGCCTCAAGCTGCTTGCGGTGTTGATGCAGAAGAGCCCGCACGTGTTGCGCCGCGAAGTACTCGAAGAAGCCCTGTGGGGCGACGACTGCCCTGACAGCGACAGCCTGCGCAGCCATGTGCACCAGTTGCGCCAGGTAATCGACAAACCGTTCGAAAAACCGCTGCTGCACACCGTCCATGGCGTCGGCTACCGCCTCGCCGAGGGCCGCGATGGAGTTTAA
- a CDS encoding phosphatase PAP2 family protein, with the protein MQQATRPRPINFWLYLGIPLATALGLILLELTSVDMDIAKLFFDPAAGQFIGRHSYLLENILHDRVKQGVILLGLLSLLTFAASFFWKRLFGWRRELGCLVLALGLSTAFVTPLKKVTQVQCPWSLTQFGGSETYSKLLEPRPATDKPGLCWPGGHAATGFCLFGLFFMLRDRKPRLARAALALAFVAGSVLSLGRMMQGAHFLSHNVWTAVFCWLIGLGSYYLVLYRRGMAEVPAAERSIA; encoded by the coding sequence ATGCAGCAAGCAACCCGACCCCGCCCGATCAATTTCTGGCTGTACCTGGGAATTCCCCTGGCGACCGCATTGGGCTTGATCCTGCTGGAACTGACCTCGGTCGACATGGACATCGCCAAGTTGTTCTTCGACCCCGCGGCGGGCCAGTTCATCGGCCGCCACAGCTATTTGCTGGAGAACATCCTGCATGACCGGGTCAAGCAGGGGGTGATCCTGCTTGGGCTGCTGTCGCTGCTGACCTTTGCCGCAAGCTTCTTCTGGAAGCGCCTGTTCGGCTGGCGCCGCGAGCTGGGTTGCCTGGTGCTGGCGCTGGGCCTGTCCACGGCGTTCGTCACGCCGCTGAAGAAGGTGACCCAGGTGCAATGCCCGTGGAGCCTGACCCAGTTCGGCGGCAGCGAAACCTACAGCAAGCTGCTGGAACCACGCCCGGCTACCGACAAACCCGGGTTGTGCTGGCCGGGCGGGCATGCGGCGACCGGGTTCTGCCTGTTCGGACTGTTCTTCATGCTGCGGGACCGCAAACCGCGCCTGGCGCGGGCAGCATTGGCACTGGCTTTCGTGGCCGGGTCGGTACTGTCGCTGGGGCGGATGATGCAAGGGGCGCATTTCCTGTCACACAACGTCTGGACGGCGGTGTTCTGCTGGTTGATCGGGTTGGGCTCGTACTACCTGGTTCTGTATCGGCGGGGAATGGCTGAGGTACCTGCCGCCGAGCGTAGCATCGCCTGA